A window of the candidate division WOR-3 bacterium genome harbors these coding sequences:
- a CDS encoding carboxypeptidase-like regulatory domain-containing protein, with the protein MKYLVCVLLCAAAAFGSPDVLARVRDGETKLPLVGATVMSEGSDIMAVTDSSGQCLVVAAPRRGGALVASRQGYLDQALTGAWLAKPGQDTVVIDFLLCPKRPVEVGRVAASADSSVATTSAGAAAESPAAAESKRSDGGFGGAGSAAGQLATEARRTEGVEESRSPAGTASVEGTVSDAETGLPVPAARIAVEGTEMEAVSDSEGRYVLEYVSAGRHKLLVTCSGYANAYTVLRFVKDWVVTANLYLRKTASKPTSAK; encoded by the coding sequence ATGAAGTACCTGGTGTGCGTTCTCCTTTGTGCGGCGGCGGCCTTTGGGTCGCCGGATGTACTCGCTCGCGTGAGAGACGGCGAGACGAAACTGCCGTTGGTCGGGGCGACCGTCATGAGCGAGGGGAGCGACATCATGGCCGTGACCGATTCCTCGGGGCAGTGCCTGGTCGTTGCTGCGCCGAGGAGGGGCGGAGCGCTGGTGGCGTCGCGACAGGGGTATCTGGACCAAGCGCTGACCGGCGCGTGGCTGGCGAAGCCGGGGCAGGACACGGTCGTGATTGACTTCCTGCTCTGTCCCAAGCGACCGGTGGAGGTCGGGCGTGTGGCCGCAAGCGCCGACAGCAGTGTCGCCACCACGAGCGCGGGCGCTGCGGCCGAAAGCCCGGCAGCAGCGGAATCAAAGCGGTCGGACGGCGGGTTTGGAGGTGCTGGTTCCGCGGCCGGGCAACTCGCGACTGAGGCGAGGCGCACGGAAGGAGTCGAGGAGAGCCGGTCGCCGGCCGGCACGGCCAGCGTCGAAGGTACTGTGTCGGATGCCGAGACCGGTCTGCCCGTGCCGGCAGCGAGGATTGCCGTGGAGGGAACCGAGATGGAGGCGGTGTCCGATTCTGAAGGGCGCTATGTCTTGGAGTACGTTTCGGCCGGCAGGCACAAGCTGCTGGTGACCTGCTCCGGGTACGCGAACGCCTACACGGTGCTCAGGTTCGTCAAGGACTGGGTCGTGACCGCGAACCTGTACCTGCGGAAGACGGCGTCGAAGCCGACTTCCGCCAAGTAG
- a CDS encoding CPBP family intramembrane metalloprotease, which translates to MAYLRGLWSDLRRNVAAGPDLLFVAAVFALAALIPHYFRPRVSVYGPGWPGAVTVLWRSVVYLALPLLSLILLRMTPAKAGFRLRQPGVWLRDVGLLYLIMLPLVYLASRQTGFQRAYPYFAFERLGFRSLLLGLGIRAIGMFAWEFLCRGYLLFGFERRVGATAAIAIQTIPFAVMHAGKPGPEAIGSIVAGIVLGIIALRNRSFIPGAILHWAVAATLDIFALAYV; encoded by the coding sequence ATGGCCTACCTCCGCGGTCTCTGGAGCGACCTTCGGAGGAATGTCGCGGCCGGACCCGATCTGCTGTTCGTAGCTGCCGTTTTCGCGCTTGCCGCGCTGATTCCGCACTACTTCCGACCGCGGGTGTCCGTCTACGGCCCGGGATGGCCCGGCGCGGTCACCGTGCTCTGGCGCAGCGTAGTCTACCTGGCCCTGCCGCTGTTGTCGCTCATCCTGCTGCGGATGACTCCCGCCAAGGCGGGCTTCCGTCTCAGGCAGCCGGGAGTCTGGCTGCGTGACGTAGGTCTCCTCTACCTGATCATGCTGCCGCTCGTCTACCTGGCGTCACGGCAGACCGGCTTTCAGCGCGCCTATCCCTACTTCGCCTTCGAACGGCTTGGCTTCCGCAGCCTGCTCCTCGGCCTCGGCATCCGGGCCATCGGCATGTTCGCGTGGGAGTTCCTTTGCCGAGGTTACCTGCTGTTCGGATTCGAGCGCCGCGTCGGCGCGACGGCGGCCATCGCGATTCAGACCATCCCGTTTGCGGTGATGCACGCGGGCAAGCCGGGACCGGAGGCCATCGGTTCCATCGTCGCCGGCATCGTGCTCGGTATCATCGCCCTGCGGAACCGCAGCTTCATCCCCGGCGCCATCCTGCACTGGGCGGTTGCCGCGACCCTCGACATCTTCGCCCTCGCCTACGTCTAG
- a CDS encoding dCMP deaminase family protein, translating into MDIAQLVSERSTCLRRKVGAVLVRDRRILCTGYNGAARGLPHCDEVGCLREKMHIPSGERIEICRGIHAEQNALVQAAAFGINVGGATLYCTHEPCITCAKMLLNAGIREFVVEHPYPDELGRQMLAQARVKVRKPV; encoded by the coding sequence ATGGACATCGCGCAACTCGTGAGCGAACGCTCTACCTGTCTGCGGCGCAAGGTCGGTGCGGTACTGGTGCGTGATCGCAGGATCCTCTGCACCGGGTACAACGGCGCGGCTCGCGGCCTGCCGCACTGCGACGAGGTCGGGTGCCTGAGGGAAAAGATGCACATCCCGTCGGGGGAGAGGATTGAGATTTGCCGGGGAATCCATGCCGAACAGAACGCGCTGGTCCAGGCCGCGGCCTTCGGCATCAACGTCGGCGGGGCCACGCTCTACTGCACGCACGAACCGTGCATCACCTGCGCCAAGATGCTTCTGAACGCGGGAATCCGCGAGTTCGTGGTCGAGCATCCGTACCCGGACGAACTCGGCCGCCAGATGCTGGCCCAGGCCCGCGTCAAAGTCCGCAAACCGGTCTAG